The genomic window CCTAAATTTTTATCATCATTTAAAATTTTTGATAATATTTTATCTTCTTTTGATAAACTTTTAGAATTAGATTTACTATCAATAACTTCCTTTTTTAAAGTCTCACCAAAATTCGCGTTATCTTTAGAAGCTTCTTTTTCCAAATCAGACTTATTAAATTTATTTATTGAAGTATTATTTTGTGATTTATTATTAACTGAGTTAACTTCTTCATCTGATTTTTCTAATTTTGAATCAAAGTCCTTTAAATGCTTTTTGCTTATAATTGAGTTTTCCTCATTCTTAATTTCATTTGCTAAATTTAAATTATTTGCATCTTCTGAAAATAATTTTTCATTTAACATCTCTAAAATAGCATTAAGTTTTTTACTATCTTCATCTGATAAAACTTTTTTAAAATCATTTGAATTAATCATTTCCAATATATTGTTTGTTAAATTAACAGCTTCATTTAGAATATCTTGTTTACTACGAAATTCTTCTAGATCTAGCCTTAATACATCCTTACCCAATACTGAATTTTCATCACTTTTTAATATATCTTTTAAAATCAAATTAATTTCATCTTTAATTTCTGGATTATCTAAAGTAACATCTTGGAACTCTTTAGATTGCATCAATTCACCTAATAAAAGCGTAATATTTTCAAGACAATCAGTATCTTCTTTATTTCCTTGGAAATCTTTTAACTCTTCAAAAGCCTTTTCAATTTTTTTCGTAGTTTCTTTAACTGTTACAACTTCATTTTTTATAGGTTCCTTATTATTATCTAAATTTACATTTGACTTTAATTTAGTTCCTACTTCATTATTCAAAGTTTCTTTAAAATCTCTTTTTCTACTAAAACTATCTTTTCTAGTAGAAATCTTCTTTACATCTACTTCATTAGTTTTAAAATTTATAAATGCATTTGTATCTATCATTTATGATTTCACCTCCTTTCGGTGATTTCTCATATATGCATACAAAGCAAATTCATCATTCGATATTTGCTCTATTCTATCTTGTTCTCTTATATAAGCTATTTTCTGCTTCTCTTTTAATATATCAACTGTTTTTCTTTCTATTTGACTTTTCTTTAAATTTTCTCTTCTAAAGTTTACTTCTCTTTCTTTTAAGGCAACTTCTTTTTCAGTACTATCAATCCCCTTATTAAGAGCAAATAAATAATTTTTCTTAATCTTTTGATAAGCAGCAGAATCTCCAGAACCTATTCCATTATATTTACTATAACTCTCTTTTAGGCTCTTAAGTTTCTCCTTTACTATTTCTCTCTCCCTTTGACTTTCTGTAAATAGCCTCTTATTTTCATCTTCTTTTTCCACTCTAATTTGTAATAACTTTTCTAATCCAAATTCAAATCTTTTGGCCATAACTACACTTCTTTCTATTTATTAAACATAGAAGTAAGATTTAATATACATTCTTCAAAATTTGACTTTTCTTCTATACCTTGCTTTAAAAATCTATTTATCAGTTCATTATAATCTATAGCTGTATCAATTTTAGGATTACTTCCTCTAACATAAGCACCAAGATTTATTAAGTCTTCTGAATCTTTATAGGTTGCTAACAAATCTCTAGCTATTGATGCAGCTTCTTTATGATTATTACTAGCTATATTAGACATAAGTCTACTTACACTATTTAATATATCTATTGCCGGATAATGGTTTTTATGGGCTAATGCTCTTGATAAAACTATATGTCCATCTAATATACCTCTAACAGCATCTGCTATAGGTTCGTTAAAATCATCTCCATCTACTAAAACTGTATAAAAAGCAGTTATAGATCCTTTATCAGATGTACCTGGCCTTTCCATAAGTTTTGGTAATTTAGCAAAAACTGATGGAGTATATCCTTTTTGAGCTGGTGGTTCTCCTATTGCTAGTCCTATTTCTCTTTGAGCCATAGCAAATCTAGTAACAGAATCCATCATTAAAATAACTTTTTTACCTTGATCTCTAAAGTACTCAGCAATAGCTGTAGCTGTTAATGCTCCCTTTATTCTAATAAGTGCTGGTTTATCAGATGTTGCACAAACTACAATAGACTTCTTCATTCCTTCAGGACCTAAATCCTTCTCTATGAATTCTAAAACTTCTCTACCTCTTTCACCTATTAAAGAAATAACATTAACATCTGCTTCAGCCTCTCTTGCTATCATTCCTAAAGTAGTACTCTTACCAACTCCCGATCCTGCAAATATCCCTATTCTTTGGCCTTCTCCAACAGTTAAAAAACCATCTATAGCTCTAACACCTGTTGGAAGTATATCTTTTATTCTTTTTCTTTTTAAAGGATCTGGGGGATCATTCTCTAAAGAATATCTCTCCCCATTTAAAATTCCTTCTTCATTTAATGGATTTCCAAGTCCATCTAAAACCTTACCTAAAAGTTCATCTGAACATTTTACACTTAGAGGTATCTTTTCGGGAACTACTCTACATCCAGGTCCAATTCCTATAAGTTCCCCTAAGGGCATAAGTAAAACTGCATCTTCTCTAAAACCAACAACTTCACAGCTTATAGGCTTATTCTCTTGATTATAAATAGTACATAATTCACCTACAAAACTCTTAATTCCTTGTACCTCTATAGTTAATCCTATAACTTGCTTTACTTTTCCCTCACAATAAGTTGGGTTTATCTCACTTATTCTTTTGTTTAGAATATTAAAATCTATGTCTATCATAATTTTCACCAACCTATCTTATTTAAAAAGGGCTTCTTCTAATTTTTCTAAAGCGACATCCATTCCAACAACTACTTTTCCAGTATTCTTTTCAATTACAGCATTTCCTATTTCCATAAATGGATCTTCTAACAAAAATATCTCACCTTTTAATCTATAAGCCTTCTTCCAATAATCTGTTTTTTCCATTATTTTTTCTTTATAAGTAGGATTAAACTTTATTATTATATTTTCTTCTCCTATAGAATCCTCTAAAATAGGTTCAATTAATTGTAAAATCCCATCTTCTAATTGAAATTCTTTTCCTGCAATTATTTTTGCCATATCTAATGAAAGTTTTAATATAGCATCTTTTTTTTCATTCATATAAGTTTTATAATCATCTTTTGCAGTACTTAATACATACTCTGCTAATTTTAAATCTTCTAATACCTTTTCTTTTGTATCCTGCATTACTGTATCATATCCTGATTTATAGCCATCTTCATATCCATTTTGCTTACCTTGTTCATAACCTTTTTCATAAGCTAATCTTTCTATTTCTATGGCTTTTTTAGTAGAAGCAATTGTAATTTTTTCAGCTTCTGCTTTAGCATTTTTAATTATGTTAGCGCCAAGATTTTCATATTTTTTTACCATTGCATCTATATCAATTATATTTTTTTCAATATGTTCTTTTTGCTCTTTTATTTTTTCATTAACATAATTAGTTTCTATAGGCTTACTACCGCCTGAATGTGCACCGGATTTTTTAATAAGATTATAAGATGATTGCATCTTCTCCACCCCTTGAAATTACTATTTCTTGAGCATCGTCTAACCTTCTTATTATAGAAACAACTTTTTGTTGAGCCTTTTCTACATCCATTAATCTTACTGGTCCTAAGTATTCCATATCTTCCTTTAATGAAGCAGCAGCTCTCTTTGATTGGTTTCTATAAATAGCATTAGAAACTTCATCAGAACATCCTTTAAGTGCAAGAGAAAGATCTTTAATGTCAACTTCTCTAAGAACTCTTTGAATTGATACATCATCAAGAGTAATAATATCTTCAAATACAAACATTGAACTCTTAACTCTATCTGCTAAATCAGCATCTTCTCGTTCTAATGACTCTGTTATATTCTTTTCTGTAGTTCTATCAACTTGGTTTAGTATTCCAACTAATGTATCTACTCCACCAAGTGAAGTCATTTCACTTCTTACTACCATACTTAATTTATTTTCTAGTACTTTTTCTATCTCTCTTATTACCATTGGAGATGTATCACTCATTGTAGCTATTCTATAAGCAACTTCACTTTGAGTATCTTCTGGCAATTCAGCCATTACTTGTGCTGCCTTAT from Clostridium septicum includes these protein-coding regions:
- a CDS encoding flagellar hook-length control protein FliK; amino-acid sequence: MIDTNAFINFKTNEVDVKKISTRKDSFSRKRDFKETLNNEVGTKLKSNVNLDNNKEPIKNEVVTVKETTKKIEKAFEELKDFQGNKEDTDCLENITLLLGELMQSKEFQDVTLDNPEIKDEINLILKDILKSDENSVLGKDVLRLDLEEFRSKQDILNEAVNLTNNILEMINSNDFKKVLSDEDSKKLNAILEMLNEKLFSEDANNLNLANEIKNEENSIISKKHLKDFDSKLEKSDEEVNSVNNKSQNNTSINKFNKSDLEKEASKDNANFGETLKKEVIDSKSNSKSLSKEDKILSKILNDDKNLGLNKLLNNRFSLNDLEIIKEPAVVNKQTMDLDIIKNVKFMVKNAMSELKVKIYPKELGEMTIKILSEEGIMKAEIKATSKETYNLLNSNINDIKKGLEQQNIKIHDVNIGLYQEDATFYNGENFSNSQNQNKSKRSKSNLSEITSLDSVQDDEIVKDDNNVNLLA
- the fliJ gene encoding flagellar export protein FliJ; translated protein: MAKRFEFGLEKLLQIRVEKEDENKRLFTESQREREIVKEKLKSLKESYSKYNGIGSGDSAAYQKIKKNYLFALNKGIDSTEKEVALKEREVNFRRENLKKSQIERKTVDILKEKQKIAYIREQDRIEQISNDEFALYAYMRNHRKEVKS
- the fliI gene encoding flagellar protein export ATPase FliI, which gives rise to MIDIDFNILNKRISEINPTYCEGKVKQVIGLTIEVQGIKSFVGELCTIYNQENKPISCEVVGFREDAVLLMPLGELIGIGPGCRVVPEKIPLSVKCSDELLGKVLDGLGNPLNEEGILNGERYSLENDPPDPLKRKRIKDILPTGVRAIDGFLTVGEGQRIGIFAGSGVGKSTTLGMIAREAEADVNVISLIGERGREVLEFIEKDLGPEGMKKSIVVCATSDKPALIRIKGALTATAIAEYFRDQGKKVILMMDSVTRFAMAQREIGLAIGEPPAQKGYTPSVFAKLPKLMERPGTSDKGSITAFYTVLVDGDDFNEPIADAVRGILDGHIVLSRALAHKNHYPAIDILNSVSRLMSNIASNNHKEAASIARDLLATYKDSEDLINLGAYVRGSNPKIDTAIDYNELINRFLKQGIEEKSNFEECILNLTSMFNK
- a CDS encoding FliH/SctL family protein, translated to MQSSYNLIKKSGAHSGGSKPIETNYVNEKIKEQKEHIEKNIIDIDAMVKKYENLGANIIKNAKAEAEKITIASTKKAIEIERLAYEKGYEQGKQNGYEDGYKSGYDTVMQDTKEKVLEDLKLAEYVLSTAKDDYKTYMNEKKDAILKLSLDMAKIIAGKEFQLEDGILQLIEPILEDSIGEENIIIKFNPTYKEKIMEKTDYWKKAYRLKGEIFLLEDPFMEIGNAVIEKNTGKVVVGMDVALEKLEEALFK
- the fliG gene encoding flagellar motor switch protein FliG; this encodes MAREKNKLSGLQKAAILFITLGPEVSSPIFKKLPDHEIQKITYEIANISTVSVEERQEILDEFLEMNRARDYIIEGGIEYARTLLSKALGPQRASDILSKVTEATQQYRPFSIARKADAHQLLNVISYEHPQTIALILCYLQLDKAAQVMAELPEDTQSEVAYRIATMSDTSPMVIREIEKVLENKLSMVVRSEMTSLGGVDTLVGILNQVDRTTEKNITESLEREDADLADRVKSSMFVFEDIITLDDVSIQRVLREVDIKDLSLALKGCSDEVSNAIYRNQSKRAAASLKEDMEYLGPVRLMDVEKAQQKVVSIIRRLDDAQEIVISRGGEDAIIL